From the Magnetovibrio sp. PR-2 genome, one window contains:
- a CDS encoding 3TM-type holin, which yields MIQALLAPLLNIAGNVASEFIEDKDKLNAFKAQLASQAINKDTELAKAARDVVVAEAKGESWLQRNWRPIAMLTFLGMLLSYWLGFGGVHAPETVLMEVFALLKIGIGGYIVGRSAEKAIKTYKE from the coding sequence ATGATACAAGCACTATTAGCACCACTACTTAATATAGCTGGGAACGTAGCCAGCGAATTTATAGAAGACAAAGACAAGTTGAACGCATTTAAGGCTCAGCTTGCATCACAAGCAATCAACAAAGACACAGAACTAGCTAAAGCAGCGCGGGACGTAGTTGTAGCGGAGGCCAAAGGCGAAAGCTGGTTACAACGTAATTGGCGTCCTATAGCCATGCTTACATTCTTAGGCATGTTGCTTAGTTACTGGCTTGGGTTTGGTGGTGTACATGCACCTGAAACTGTCCTTATGGAAGTGTTTGCACTGCTTAAGATAGGCATTGGCGGTTACATAGTTGGGCGTAGTGCTGAGAAAGCAATCAAAACATATAAGGAATAA